The segment gctggagcaatagcacagcgggtagggcgtttgccttgcacgcggctgacctgggttcgattcccagcatcccatatggtcccctgagcaccgctaggagtgattcctgagtgcagagccaggagtaacccctatgcataaccaggtgtgacccaaaaagcaaaaaaataaaaataaaaaaaaaagttcctttgctttaaaaaaaaaaagacagtgataGTAATATTCTtcaagtcatcatcatcatcatcatcatcatcatcatcatcatcatcatcatcatccctttgattgttgatttctcgagtggtctcactaacccctccattcgtcctatccctgagattttagaaacctctctctactcgaccttcccaacgatgccacattggaggctctttcagggtcaggggaatgagatccagcttgtcactggctttggcatatgatacaccatgggaaccttGTGAGggtctcccatgtaggcaggaaactctcagtagattgccagtttctcccagagggagaagtaggtcatAAGATATTGCTCAGCCGCTTTGCAGCCgtgtgcttctggaagcttgcttttaagtctctggatgttgactgttgatgggattacacacacctgggttcctctgccggtaccttcatgcgtgaggcttgtccgaacgtgtggagaggggcctcgagcatggctgtagctaggttccagaggtcttcatccgccgggagctctgcttggggcagggagagaagctggagcccatcccctctgaggggcccaggggaagacagccaggcgggcgggcaagaaactctcttcAAGAGTAGTAGCCGCGAATCAGATAGAATATCCCTCAGTAGTTCAAATACTTGACTCCAGGAAGAAGGATGATGAACTAGTTACAGCGGCTGTAACCCAAGAGAGTTAGGCTCTAGGGCAGTAAATCTTCACAGTGATGAGGAAGTTTGGAAGAAAGGGGTGACGGGAGTGGGTGAAGGCATGGCTGGACAGACTGGGAAGTAACATAATCCTGGTAGGAGGCAGATGTGTGTAATTTTGAAAAGACCCTGAAAGAAGTCATAAATGTAGTCTTGTGCAGTTGGCTTCAGATTAGAAATGATTGATGGCTTGAGCAGTTTTTGTGTTTATAAAATGTAGGCTGGAATTTAAAACCATCTGTCCAAAAGAGGAAGATGAGAGCTTCGAGGGAACAATCTTAGGAAGTACCTAGGGGAGATTTATTATGGCCATACTCTCAGGGAAGGCACGAGACCACATTTGGAACTTCCTGCAGTGTGTAATGCCAGCACTGTTATTCTAGCTCACGATTGTTTTAGCTAGCCCAGCCTCCCGGCAAACCCCAGACAGCACCTCATACATACTCCTGCCAAGCTTGTGGATCCGTTTGCCAAGACTCAGCTGCCAATTGCCTTCCTCTTCTCTGACATGGATTCAGCACAGTATTCAAGACTCAATCAAATCTGCTCCTTGAAGTGTGCTCCCTGTCCATCTCACCCATGACTTCTCTTTTAAGGCTTATTGCTTCCTGGCTTTCAGGTAAACCTTtccttttagaaatatttgttctCACTTTGCAGTGACACGTGGGTCAGAGCCTGTATGTCTTAGCTGCATAGTCCCAGTAATGCTTTAGGCATAGTATAGGGcaaagaggcaggggtgggggggggaaagaagGGGTCTCACTCTCTGGGTCCCTGGCAAGTGGCAACAAAAGGGGGTGGGCAGCTTGGGAAGCTGGCTAAAGTCCTGGAATTTTTTCAGCCCTAGTGCTCCCTCGTTATCCAATTATCAACAGGGGGCACAGGCAGTTGAAATAGTCTCGGTGTGAcagaagagaggggagaaagctttatttaacaaaaattgagctaggaggaagaggggaaggaagcaaACGCCTGACTGAGCCCAGGTCTCTAGatttttctgtctctgctttAGTCTGAAAAAACACCCGGCGGCTTCTCTTCTCATTAATAGAGAAGTGAAATCTACATTTCCGGCCCCGGTCACACAGAAGTTTCACATCTGCTTTGGCTGCAGAACAGAGACACTCCGAAACATTAGAGGGAACTCCCAGGGCGCTCCTGCAGCCTGCGCGTGCCCGAGGGCGGCACCTGCGCCGGCGCTGGCCCCTCGCCACGCCCTCGCCCCAGCCGCGGGGCCCGAGCAGGCTTTGCAGCCGGTGGAAAGGCTCGGACAGGTCCTTGCAAGGTTACACTCACCCGCTCCTAGGGCTCGCTGTAAAGCGgaagtgtgcgtgcatgtgtgtgttgcgTAGGCGCATTCACCGGTTTGAAACTGCACAAAGCGAAAGTGGAAGAGACTGAGAGCAGAAGGAACTCGGAGAACGAGGAGGATATGATGGGACCCATTGAGGGgctcttccctttcttctcctcttgCCTGCTTGCCGAGGAcaaccacctttttttttttttttttttggatcgcCTGTACACAGATGAATGCTGTCAGAAAGCGTTAAAAGGtgtctggacttttttttttttttttttaactttcaacgGGTCAattcctggttcaattcccagaatcccatatgaccctggagcaccgccaggagaaattcctgagtgtttttttgagtgcagagccaggagtaaaccctgagtaccccctgagcatcacagggtctgacccaaaaagaaaaagagaagtgtctggaggctggagcaatagcacagcaggccaggtgtttgccttgcgcgcagctgacctgggttccacccccagcatcccatatggtctcctgagcacttccaggagtaattcctgagtgcagaggcaggagtaactcctgtgcatggccgggtgtgacccaaaaaacaaaaaataaaaataaaaaagaagtgtctGGACCTTGGTGTGAATCTTTGGACCTGGTGTTGGGATTGTCAGATGAAGGGCGAATGAGCCAGCCTATAAACACTTCCTTAGCACTGGGAACCACCACAGAGCGGGACAGTGACACCTGCAACAGAGAACACTCTGAAAACACTCTCCCTAAAAGGCTGAGAGTGGGGCTGGCTGGGAAGCCGGGCCAGATACTCATCCAACCTCAGGCAGACACAACAGGCCTCTGTTCATCAGATTCTTCTCTTATTCACTTTGGTTCATATgactttttatttagtttttctcttttcttcataaGTACCAGGTTCTCTCGGGGTCGGAGACATTGGGGGAGAGTGTCCTtgtaattgttttttctttcccccctttctttcaCTATTAAACCAAATCCAAAGCTTTCAGAAGCCTATGTGAAGAGATGCAGCCCTGTAGCCTGGTGGGAAGCAGAGAAAAGCCAATTTAGAGTCTTAATTTTTGatggtaataaataaataaattaattaattaataagcaaaaatcactaggactggagagatagatagtacagcaggcagggcacttgcttgtaCCTggacaatctgggtttgatccccagaacctcatatggtccccgatccctgccaagaatgatccctgaaaaaaaaaaaaaaaaaaaaagaatgatccctgagcacagacacaggagtaatcctggagcactgccaggtgtgctcctcgCTCCCCACTCCAAAGTCATCAATTACAATGTTCACAATGAGATAGAAGAATAACTTGCTATTTAAAGTCTTCACTTTCCCCGGGGAAAGGTAGGGAAACTTCATTTCACTTTTCTAGAGGCCTCCTAATGTGAAAACCTTTCAATCTGCTTCAGGTTACATGAACCCAATGTGGGCAACGCCCAGGGAGTTTTGGGTTTGTGGGGGACAAGCGTGCTCAGGGCACTAGCCCGGAACCAGCTATTTGTGAGGGACCCGGACCGCAGCCCTGCCGGGCGATGCCTCAGCGCACAGGGCAGGGCTTCCTAGGTCCAGAGGGCAAAAAGAGGAAATCACGCTCCACGGGCTAGAACCGGGGAAGCGATGGAGACCCGGGAGGGCTTAGGTCCATGGCCTTGACCTCTAGGCTGGAACGGCTTGCCCTCGTCTGCAGCTGTACTTTTCCTGCGCTGATTTCCACCCCAGCGGCGCTGCCCCTGCTGTCTACACTAGACCCTAAGTGCTCCAGCCTCGGCTTCTAGGTGACAGGTCAGACCCGGGGTTACGCAAGAGCTTCCTAACCAAACTCCTTTACAGGAGCAAGAAGGGGGCGTCCTCCCGGTGCGAAGGACCGCAAGAGGAAACACTTAAACCAGCGTGGCATGCAGGCTGCTTCTGTCCACGGAATATTGGGAGATTCTCTCCTCTGGGTTAGGGAATTCCACCGCAGACTGACCATTccacaggaaaaggaaaagttcCCGAGACTcgctctccagcctctctttcaGAGCCTCTTGCTGAATGAGTTTTACCTAGCAACCGATGACGCTGGGCCGCGGCGCGCGTTGATTGGTCTCTACGTTTGCCTCCGCCCTGTTAGACAACTCTTGAGTTTGAGTCCGACTTAGCCGAGCATGAAGGAACAGGGTTAGTTAAATAGCGGCTGGGTTAGCTCTAAATCACTCATTTCGTGGGGACCAAAAGGTCCGGGCCATAACGCATTCCACTCAGTGTCTGGAGATCATCTACCCAGGCTGGGGCTCCCACGAAGACAAGGACCCAAGGTGCCTGGAAAAGCTGGCGCAAGGGACTGGATTCTCCTTGCCTTCTTGGAGTGAAGCATGATCTCAGTCCTGCCACTGCTGCTGGGCCTCAGCCTCTGCTGCACCCAAGCAGGTAAGGACAGACCTCCCGGGACCGACCTTCCTCAGCTCCAGCTTCCCGGGAGGGCATGTTTATAGGATTTGGCCCTCCAGTGGGTTTACCCCATTAGCTACTCGCATAGCCTGTTGTGTTGCTGCCTTGCAGCAGCAATTTCAATCACCAGGCGGTGTCATTCTTTGTGTGTTCGGATCTCTTTCTTGCTGGGATGTAGGAAGGACATGTTCCGTCTGCTTTACCGGCCCGGCTGGCTGCCCAGCGCCACTACATAGCAGTGCAACGGCGTGAATCTTTAGTAGTGCATTGTGTACAGAACAAGGCTGACTCCCTTGAGCTCTTTTCTCACTCAGTAATTTGCCTTTTGATGGTCTTGTTCTGGGTAatcttgggccactcctggccccaTACTTAGTGTCACATAAAGAGGAAATGGACTCTAAAAATTCATTCTGGCTCTTCATTGTGGTTCTCAGGGACTTCTGGACAAGAGCGTGCTCAGTGGATGCCCTGGCTTGCTTGAAACTGTGCCCTGCTCACTGGGTAGAACTGGGGCTTGGGTCCCCGTAGAAGTCTCTCACCTCCCTGACTCTTTCTTTGCCTCCTGTAGGTGGCTTTGTGTCCCAGTTGGAAAGCACCTGTATCTTGGATAGTGATGGGACGCCAGTGGATTTCAGTTTTTGTATGTCCTTCAACAAGGATTTGCTCACTTGCTGGGATCCCGAGCAGACCATGATGGTGCCACGGGATTATGGAGTGCTGTCTTCACTGGCCAGTGGCCTCTCAAACTatctcaacaaaatggaaaaccTAATCCAGTACTTGTCCAGGGGGCTTCAGGACTGTTCATCCCACACCCAGCCCTTTTGGGGAGCGCTGACAAAAAGGATTCGTAAGGAGAGGGGTGCAGAGGGGCATggctgggaggggatgggggcaAAGAGGATCCCTCCGAAGGCAAGGAATTCTAAATCTGGGTAGGAACAAAGCAGAAAATGTTTGAGCTGGAATGTAGAAAGAGGAAGGGGTAACTATCAAGGAAAATCAGAGTGGTTATTAGGGGATGGGGGAgcctgaggggagagggagagggggttaaaacagggtggggaggatTCAACCAGGGATGAACTATTGGGAGGAGAGTATGTTTTCCACCTTTGCAGGGAATCTCAGGATGATCCAGATTCAAGATCTAATAGGAGTGTGTCAGAATAAGTAAAATTACTTTCCCCCAAATGTTCATGCCTCTTTATCACATATCCTTGATACTCTAGGTGTAGGAAGGGCTCAGTCACAGAAATATTTGGAAAAGCTCTCCAGGATTCTGAAACTTGCTCACTTAATCCCTCGCTTGGAAAATACTGTGAGATTggtaaaaagaaaacttgaagatCTCTCTGGGACAGAGTAATGCATCTTAAGATGTGATTTCTGAACCACCTGCCTCAGAAttgcttggggaggggggcaggtgttgGTTAAAAATGAGTACCCCTCGTAGTTCATTGAATGAAATTATCTGGGCATACAAGCTAGAGAACCTGCATTTTAGCACCATTTCTTGGATTTGTAGTTAAGGTTTTGTTTGAAAAGCATTGAcatagggtcagggagatagtacagcaggtagggctcttacttgccttgcacgtgaccaacctgggtttgaaccctgacaccCTATGTGGTACTCTGAGTCCTGCCCaggagttgattcctgagtgcagagtcaagaataagccctgagcactgaggggtgtggaccccccccaaaaaaaaagcaaagcgcaaagaaagaaagaaagaaagaaagaaagaaagaaagaaagaaagaaagaaagaaagaagaaagacaaaaagagagagagaaataaagaaaggaagaaaggaaggaagaaaagcacCAACATAGATACAACTAGGATGGTTACctagaaaaataaactaaaagatgGCAATATTTATAGATACATCAATTTTAGACTATACAAATCCAAATTTAGGAGAGCTGTGAGTAAGGCTTttcaaactaagaaaaaaaagccTTCATTTAGCAAATTAATTTACTAAATAAGATTTGAAGAATTAAATCTTTTCCTCCCTTCACACATCCCAAATTTATGGCTCTGGACAATCGTTAGCTTATGTTCTTCAAATAAATCTGATGACTTCTGAACCAGCTTGCAGTTCAGACCAGGCTATTACTTATTGTCATCAGATATtattttgaaggaaagaaaagaaaaaccacaacagggtaaaattaaagaaagagtAGATGGATCAGGAATAAATTCTAAGCTCTCATTTTAAAAAGGATGCATGATGTAACAGGATGGGGTGGGCAAAGGGTTGGCAAAATTGATGATGGGCTGAAGTAGCATAGAAACAAAGTTGGGACAAAAGCCAATCTGTGGCCTTCCTTTGTGACATATGTTTCTTCCTATGCAGAGCCTCCATCTGTGCAAGTAGCCGAAACCACTCCTTTCAACACCAGGGAGCCTGTGATGCTGGCCTGCTATGTGTCGGGCTTCTATCCCGCCGATGTGACCATCACATGGAGAAAGAATGGGGAGGTTGTCCTCCCTCAAAACAGTGCTCCTAGTGTTATCCAGCCCAATGGAGACTGGACCTACCAGACTGTCTCCCATTTAGCTACAAATCCCTCTTTTGGGGACACCTACATCTGTGTGGTAGAGCACGCCGCGAGTCCTGACCTCATCCTGCAGTACTGGAGTAAGTGAATGGCCGGGGGGAGGAATTAGGGTTAAAGCAGAGACATATTGCCAgtgaatggggagaaaggaacactCAGAGGTTCATGGCATATGTAGCGGGAGAGTCGGAGGCTTGGAGAGAGTTTTGAAGAACTCCTGGAGGGTTCATGATCAGAGGTGGGGATTCAGAATGGGCAGAGGGTTGTGCTGTGATGTTAATGCTGGGTGGGAGGGCAGCATGACTGTCCTGAAAGGGAGATGTAGAGTTGGTAACTATTTCTTCAATACCAACCAATACAATGCAATGCCCTAGGATTCTTGGCTATTCTGTTGTCAGATCAGGAACGGGACTTGGAGCAACAGAGAAGTCTGTAGTAGAAAGAGCGCGGCAGTGGACTGAATTTGGGCAGCTCTCTCAGGAAGGAAGACGCCCAGGCTGGCACTTGAGTGTACATGTTTGGGGGTGATAATGAATAGGGAACCAGCCACCATTGTTTGAACCCCAGGATAGGAAGTAGCTAAAGGAAATGAGAGAAGTTGCATACAGACTTGGGGATTGGAAAAGAGAAGAGCGAGacatgaggaagaggaagggtgTCTACAGGGGCCCAGGCAGCAGGACCCCAAAATGGCTGCCCAAGGCGGGAGCCAGATGGTGGGTAGAATGCTTTCctttatgcagccaacctgggttcagtccctggctaCACACATGTTCCAcacacactgtcaggagtgatctctgagtgcagagctaagagtaagccctaaacagtGCAGGTGTGGCCACAATAACAAACAACCCAAACCCAAATACTAATCCGTTTCAGTCACATGGAGTCTCAGCCTGCCTTTATTACCACGAATAAGATGTCTCAGGGTTCTATGCTATAAAActtagatacatttttttttctttttgggtcacacctagcgatgcacaggtgttactcctggctttgcacttaggaattactcctggcagtgctcaagggaccaaatgggatgctgggaatcaaacctgggtcggttgtgtgcagggcaaatgccctacctgctgtgctatcactccagccccaaacttagaTACATTTTAATCATACTTCTTAAGAGAAAAACCTTCCTCCCACCTTTTACCCCcccaccacatttttttttttttgctttttgggtcacacccggcaacgcacaggggccactcctggctctgcactcaggaattacccctggcagtgctcaggggaccatatgggatgccaggaatcgaacctgggttggccgcgtgcaaggcaaacgccctacccgctgtgctattgctccagcctcccaccaCCTTTTTTGGgtctagctacccgtggcgtatttcttatgccaaaaacagtaacaataagtctcacaatgagagatgttactggtgcctgctcgaacaacttgatgagcaacgggatgacagtgacagtgactcagtgGTGCCTGGAttgctccttgcagtgctcaagggaccctatggtgGCACAGCTTGATCCTGGACCTCCTACATGCCAAGTATGTGCTCCGCCCACTGAGTTAGCTCtttggcccagaaaaaaaaaacaatttttgataTTGGTATTGGTTCCTGTGCTTCTTCCATTTCTCCCAATGAACAGATTTTTGGTGATGCTTCATTCAAAGTGAAATTTCATTAAAGACACACCACTGTTTCCTGTGAGAACCCAGAACGTACATTGCTTTTTCATAATTAAGTGTTCTTACCtcataaaaaccaaaccaaaccaaaaaatccaCTCAACCAGAACATCGGCTGGGCTGAGGCCTCTTACTGCAGGCTGAGATCTGTCTGTCCAGCTGCCGAGAAGGGGTGCAGAGCAGAGAATGGCATCCCGCCGCGCAGCCCAGCCGTTCTGGAAAGTCGCTTTCACAGCATGCCCAAAGTTTTCTTTGGTGGTGAAATGTTTGTGTTAGCCTGGGCAGGGCGAGTCAGGTGGAACCAGCTGCAGGGAGTGGGGACTATGGACACAGTTTGGGGGAATGCCCCGTGGAAAATCTAGGTGTGGACAGCAAGGAGACACAGCAGTACTAGGAGAACTCAAGAAACGGAAGCACTGGAAGTCAGAAAAGATGGGAagatacattttgtttatttatttattttgagtgtgtgtgtgtgtgtgtgtgtgtgtgtgtgtgtgtgtgtgtgtgtgcgcacctgggcagtgctcagggaccactcctggttctgtgctcagggtgacccatggtggtacttgggggaccatgtggtaccagggaactgcatgtagggcaagtgccttatccgctgcagctctctccagccctttgagtaaaagaatttattcttttggggggtgggggaatggaaaGGCATTTTGATAGAGTAAGGATTTAGACATTGTCACCATACGGAGAGGGGAGCGGGGACCTCCTTATTCTATGGTGAGATGGTGTCCTTGGTGCTTAGGGAAAAGAGAGGGTCCCTTTAGAGCCTCTACCACATCGGAGAGCAGCCGAAACCTAGGGTGTTAATTCTGGGAACAGGAGGAAAGGCCGATTCCTCAGGAGTGGGTTATTGCAAGCAGTGCTCTCTTTCAGGGCTGGAATAAAACACCTTTGAACCAGCTGGGTGGAGGGTGCAgaaagttcctttgctttgggAATAGCAACAGAGATTGCTTCTAATCAGTTTCTATTTTTTGCAGCCCCGTGGCTGTCCCCGTTAAAGATAGTGAAGCTTACTGTGTCTGCAGTAACTCTGGCTCTGGGCCTCATCGTCTTCATCCTTGGTTTTGTCGGCTGGCGGAAATCGAAGTCCCCTGGTGAGTGACGCCCCGCTTTCCAGTCCTCGCTCCCTCTCCAGTCCCTGCTTGTTGGGAAGGTCCTCTCATTTCTACCCCGTTTGCTGTACCACCGGTTGCTCTTCATCCACAAAGATTGTCCtctaagcaatatttttttttcttctaggctACACTTACATTCCTGCGTCCAACTATGTAGAAGGTAAGCACCTTCGTTGGTCTGTTTGTCCGTGGGTCTCTTGCAGAGGGGGAGAGTTAGAGAGGTCAGTGGTGAGTCTGGTCACTGGGGCTTCATTATTGGGCAGCGCTTTTCCCGGGATCTAACCCAGAAGGCAGTGAAAGCTGCTCCAGGTGAATTCCGGAGAGGAAAGGGAAGCACCCACGGCGTCCTCTTCTGCCCTGGGATGTATCTAGAGGGAGGGGATGGAGCTGGGTCCTAATGGGGATttagaattttccttttttggtataaattatttgttattgggctggagcgacggcacagcgggtagggccattgccttgcatgtggctggcccaggttcaatttctctgtccctctcggagagcccggcaagctaccaagagtatctcgcccgcatggcagagcctggcaggctacctgtggcctatttgatatgccaaaaacagtaacaagtctcacaatggagacgttactggtgcccgcttgagcaaattgatgagcaacgggatgacagtgatacagtgattttttattaaaaacgccatgatttacaaaattattcattatacATTTGTTTTAAGCTTTTAGTGTTGTGACACCATCAATGTAacctttctaccaccaatatcccatccctagtttccctcccgaTCCCAACCTGCCACCTTGGGCACATaccaaatttactttatattgcttattccaacaaaactttgagAACTAGAAAATAGGATGGTCAGAAAAATGAATCAGGAAGGGCCAATTAGTGGctactatatgattttgacctacataaataagaacattaaaatcatttaatacaatatttaaaatgcCCATTCTTATTTACATAGCTACATTTTCAATTCTGGAAtagatttagaatttttatttatttatttatttttgggtcacactcgatgatgcacaggggttactcctggctctgcactcaggaattactcctggcggtgctcaggggaccatatcaagggatgctgggaattgaaccccggttttcccacgtgcaaggcaaacaccctcccctctgtgctattgctccagcccctagacttagAATTTTTCAACAGAACTGTATGTAGGGCTCTGAACAGTTAGAGAGACTCACGATAGAATCGAGCTGATTTgaagctgtattatctcttttttatttcttctgcagATGGCCGAATTTCCTAGAG is part of the Sorex araneus isolate mSorAra2 chromosome 2, mSorAra2.pri, whole genome shotgun sequence genome and harbors:
- the LOC101558101 gene encoding HLA class II histocompatibility antigen, DM beta chain, whose amino-acid sequence is MISVLPLLLGLSLCCTQAGGFVSQLESTCILDSDGTPVDFSFCMSFNKDLLTCWDPEQTMMVPRDYGVLSSLASGLSNYLNKMENLIQYLSRGLQDCSSHTQPFWGALTKRIQPPSVQVAETTPFNTREPVMLACYVSGFYPADVTITWRKNGEVVLPQNSAPSVIQPNGDWTYQTVSHLATNPSFGDTYICVVEHAASPDLILQYWTPWLSPLKIVKLTVSAVTLALGLIVFILGFVGWRKSKSPGYTYIPASNYVEDGRIS